From Methanocella paludicola SANAE, a single genomic window includes:
- a CDS encoding type II glyceraldehyde-3-phosphate dehydrogenase has product MADKVKVALNGYGTIGKRVADAVALQDDMALVGIAKTKPDYEAFVAAGKGYDIYAVDPVKAESKFKAAGIPMAGSSKDMIKKADIVVDAAPSGIGAENKKIYDKMGKPAIFQGGEKHEMTGTSFNAAANYDEAIGKDFVRVVSCNTSALCRLVYAIDTAFGIKNALVTLVRRGGDPDDIKRGPINAIVPDPITLPSHHGPDVQTVLPHIRISTAALKVPTTLMHTHSVHFSVDGTPTRDQVLNALKKWRRLWLIPGWFNIKSTGDIMEMGRVLGRPKGDMMENCIYEDSVSADGDSIELFQAVHQESDVIPENIDCIRAMMGMEKDKKKSMDRTDRSLGIGDFKPWKVAPPSKAGKVSVELPM; this is encoded by the coding sequence ATGGCTGATAAGGTCAAGGTAGCGCTCAATGGTTATGGCACTATCGGTAAGCGCGTCGCCGACGCCGTCGCGCTCCAGGACGATATGGCGCTGGTGGGGATCGCTAAGACTAAGCCCGATTATGAGGCTTTTGTGGCGGCGGGGAAGGGGTATGATATCTATGCGGTGGATCCCGTGAAGGCGGAGTCTAAATTCAAGGCCGCGGGCATACCCATGGCCGGCTCAAGCAAGGATATGATAAAGAAGGCCGATATCGTGGTGGATGCCGCGCCGAGCGGGATCGGCGCAGAGAATAAAAAGATCTACGATAAGATGGGCAAGCCCGCGATATTCCAGGGCGGCGAGAAGCATGAAATGACTGGTACTTCCTTTAATGCGGCGGCCAATTATGACGAGGCCATCGGCAAGGATTTCGTCCGCGTCGTATCGTGTAACACTTCGGCGCTTTGCCGGCTCGTCTATGCCATAGACACGGCTTTTGGCATCAAGAACGCCCTGGTGACGCTCGTGCGCAGGGGCGGCGACCCGGATGATATCAAGCGCGGCCCGATCAACGCGATCGTGCCCGACCCGATAACATTGCCGTCGCACCACGGCCCGGACGTCCAGACGGTGCTTCCGCACATCAGGATATCGACCGCGGCCCTGAAGGTGCCGACCACGCTCATGCACACGCACTCCGTGCACTTCAGCGTGGATGGCACGCCAACACGGGACCAGGTGCTCAATGCGCTGAAGAAGTGGCGCCGCCTGTGGCTTATCCCCGGCTGGTTTAATATCAAGTCCACGGGGGACATCATGGAGATGGGCAGGGTCCTGGGAAGGCCGAAGGGCGACATGATGGAGAACTGCATCTACGAGGACTCGGTGTCCGCGGACGGGGACAGTATCGAGCTGTTCCAGGCGGTCCACCAGGAGTCGGACGTCATCCCGGAGAACATCGACTGCATACGGGCAATGATGGGCATGGAGAAGGACAAAAAGAAGTCGATGGACAGGACCGACAGATCGCTCGGCATCGGGGATTTCAAGCCATGGAAGGTCGCGCCGCCATCGAAAGCCGGCAAGGTCTCCGTCGAGCTTCCAATGTAA
- a CDS encoding HdeD family acid-resistance protein — MAESVSGSENLGIGLWSAHWLNFLLRGLIALGFGLILLFFPGLTLLTFIMLFAVFAFVVGVLLLLEAVSIRDGRWWLRIIEGVIGIAAAAAVILWPGLTLLTFALIVAFYFLLTGVLDVIVAVETHKRVHGEWLLIAGGILAGMVGVILLIYPIAGLVTLIQVVGIFSIAFGLIMVLLAIKLKLTGPRAPAAA, encoded by the coding sequence GTGGCAGAAAGTGTATCTGGTAGTGAAAATCTTGGCATCGGACTATGGAGCGCTCACTGGCTGAACTTCCTGTTGCGCGGGCTGATAGCCCTGGGCTTCGGGCTCATCCTGTTGTTCTTTCCGGGCCTGACCCTTTTGACATTCATAATGCTCTTCGCAGTCTTCGCATTCGTGGTCGGGGTCTTACTTTTACTCGAGGCGGTCTCGATCAGGGACGGACGGTGGTGGCTGAGGATAATAGAGGGCGTCATCGGCATAGCGGCGGCCGCGGCGGTCATCCTGTGGCCGGGGCTGACCCTGCTGACGTTCGCGCTCATCGTCGCGTTCTACTTCCTGCTCACGGGCGTTCTGGACGTCATCGTGGCAGTGGAGACGCATAAGAGGGTACACGGCGAGTGGCTTCTCATCGCCGGCGGCATACTTGCGGGCATGGTTGGAGTCATATTGCTGATATATCCCATAGCAGGCCTCGTCACGCTCATCCAGGTCGTGGGCATATTCAGCATCGCCTTCGGCCTCATCATGGTATTGCTGGCGATAAAGCTGAAGCTGACGGGCCCGAGAGCGCCGGCGGCCGCGTAA
- a CDS encoding plasma-membrane proton-efflux P-type ATPase, whose protein sequence is MGGRPSEEDIRKLPVEKAIQELGAHPDTGLAPDEVKKRLTEYGYNEVPEKKKSPLMSFLKRFWGLTAWMLELTILISYVLGRLLDLAVIAALLLINAILGFFQEQQAERAVEALKKKLSVKARVLRGGAWSVLPARELVPGDIVRARSGDFVPADVKIIDGDMEVDQSALTGESLPVEKKSGDLLYSGSLVRKGEATGLIVSTGTRTYFGRTAQLVQAARPKLYVEEVITNLLKWLLAMVIALLALAFIVSYFRGVSLLGLLPLALVLLVSSIPVALPAMFTVTMALGSLELAKRGVLVTRLSASQDAAMMDILCADKTGTITMNKLSVAEMEGVGGYSADDVAFYGTLASQEANQDPIDLAFISEARRKGLNFNGYVQKKFTPFDPSTRRTEAVIEKDGKEFTVIKGAVLTIAALCGVDPGEMAGLEKKIGSLAKKGYRAIVVAKGGEKQCFELIGMAALYDPPRPDSAKLIEELRGLSISTKMLTGDALPIAREIANEVKLGGKVTGMEDLKKMESIDPDKAEEIIEGSDGFAGVYPEDKYLIVKALQSKKHVVGMTGDGVNDAPALKQAEVGIAVSSATDVAKGAASVVLTKEGLPEIVSLVRTGRSIHQRIVTWILNKIVKTFEIVLFVVLAYLVTGVYVVGAFEIVLLLFLIDFVTISIATDNARPSLKPETWDMRALVKVAILLGVFMVMESFGMLYIAMNYFRLTDATGLRTLTFCMLIFGGMFTIFVVRERSYFWRSMPSKTLLLAIGGNMLVTSAIAIAGIPGLIPIPAAYVLIAWAWYFIFALLVNDFVKVRILPYLEALKI, encoded by the coding sequence ATGGGAGGAAGACCGTCGGAAGAGGATATAAGGAAATTGCCGGTGGAAAAGGCCATTCAAGAGCTCGGCGCCCATCCGGATACGGGCCTTGCGCCCGATGAAGTAAAAAAGAGGCTCACCGAATACGGGTACAATGAGGTGCCCGAGAAAAAGAAGAGCCCGCTGATGAGCTTTTTAAAGAGGTTCTGGGGCCTGACGGCCTGGATGCTCGAACTGACTATCCTGATCTCGTATGTCCTGGGCAGGCTCCTGGACCTGGCGGTGATCGCGGCGCTCCTGCTCATAAACGCCATCCTGGGATTTTTCCAGGAACAGCAGGCCGAAAGGGCGGTCGAGGCACTAAAGAAAAAGCTGAGCGTCAAGGCCAGGGTGCTGAGAGGCGGCGCCTGGTCGGTATTGCCGGCGAGGGAACTCGTTCCGGGGGACATCGTCAGGGCCAGGTCGGGCGACTTCGTGCCGGCCGACGTCAAGATCATCGACGGGGATATGGAAGTCGACCAGTCCGCCCTGACAGGCGAATCGCTGCCGGTGGAGAAAAAGTCGGGCGATCTATTATATTCCGGCTCCCTGGTGAGGAAGGGCGAGGCCACGGGTCTCATCGTATCGACGGGGACCCGCACGTACTTCGGGAGGACGGCCCAGCTCGTCCAGGCGGCAAGGCCAAAGCTGTACGTGGAGGAGGTCATCACTAACCTGCTGAAATGGCTGTTAGCCATGGTCATCGCTTTGCTCGCCCTCGCGTTCATCGTCTCGTACTTCAGGGGCGTAAGCCTGTTAGGATTACTGCCCCTGGCGCTTGTTCTGCTGGTCTCGTCGATACCCGTGGCGCTCCCTGCCATGTTCACGGTGACGATGGCGCTGGGCTCGCTGGAGCTGGCAAAAAGGGGCGTGCTGGTGACGAGGCTCAGCGCGTCCCAGGACGCGGCCATGATGGACATATTGTGCGCCGATAAGACGGGGACGATCACGATGAATAAGCTCTCCGTGGCAGAGATGGAAGGCGTGGGCGGATATTCGGCGGACGACGTGGCGTTCTACGGGACGCTAGCCTCGCAGGAGGCGAACCAGGATCCCATAGACCTCGCATTCATCTCGGAAGCACGGCGTAAGGGCCTTAATTTTAACGGGTACGTCCAGAAAAAATTCACGCCCTTCGACCCTTCCACGCGGAGGACTGAGGCGGTCATTGAGAAGGATGGGAAGGAGTTCACGGTGATAAAAGGGGCTGTGCTCACGATAGCCGCCCTCTGCGGCGTCGACCCGGGCGAGATGGCCGGCCTGGAAAAGAAAATAGGCTCGCTGGCGAAAAAGGGCTATAGGGCCATCGTCGTCGCAAAGGGAGGCGAGAAGCAGTGCTTCGAGCTTATCGGGATGGCGGCGCTCTATGACCCGCCCAGGCCGGATTCGGCGAAGCTTATAGAGGAGCTGAGGGGCCTGAGCATATCCACGAAGATGCTCACGGGCGATGCGCTGCCCATCGCGAGGGAGATAGCAAATGAGGTCAAGCTGGGGGGAAAGGTCACAGGGATGGAAGACCTGAAAAAAATGGAGAGCATCGACCCGGATAAGGCTGAAGAGATCATCGAGGGCAGCGATGGCTTTGCCGGCGTCTATCCCGAGGATAAGTACCTTATCGTCAAGGCATTGCAGTCAAAAAAACACGTGGTGGGGATGACCGGCGACGGCGTGAACGACGCCCCGGCGCTGAAGCAGGCGGAGGTCGGCATCGCCGTGAGCAGCGCCACGGACGTGGCCAAAGGCGCCGCCAGCGTTGTCCTCACGAAGGAGGGACTGCCGGAGATCGTGAGCCTGGTCAGGACCGGGCGCAGTATCCACCAGCGGATAGTCACCTGGATCCTGAATAAGATCGTCAAGACATTTGAGATCGTGCTCTTCGTCGTCCTGGCCTACCTGGTGACCGGGGTGTACGTGGTGGGAGCCTTCGAGATCGTGCTGCTGCTCTTCCTCATCGATTTCGTGACCATATCCATCGCGACGGACAACGCCCGCCCCTCCCTGAAGCCGGAGACCTGGGATATGAGGGCGCTCGTCAAGGTCGCCATCTTACTGGGCGTCTTCATGGTCATGGAATCGTTCGGTATGCTGTATATCGCCATGAATTACTTCAGGCTAACCGACGCGACGGGGCTGCGCACGCTCACGTTCTGCATGCTCATCTTCGGGGGCATGTTCACGATCTTCGTGGTGAGGGAGAGGAGCTACTTCTGGAGGTCGATGCCGAGTAAAACGCTTCTGCTGGCCATCGGCGGCAACATGCTCGTCACGTCGGCGATCGCGATAGCAGGGATCCCCGGCCTCATACCGATACCGGCGGCTTATGTGCTGATCGCATGGGCCTGGTATTTCATATTCGCCCTGCTGGTGAACGACTTTGTAAAGGTGCGCATCTTACCGTATCTTGAAGCCTTAAAAATATAA
- a CDS encoding PrsW family intramembrane metalloprotease, whose product MPGEPAIPAGAYTGRSLNVHLISPANYTFYDFKANETLTVAVTNPTGSRMTAYIALYRHNKWNVLGKLGEVGPGENRTLSYPLNFSYHGRTAETDQLGIAAGFDGTYSGNIIHVGENWAPYENRLASTLSLFGVPMAGLLLGILAMIMGRVFSVTQREHIRHRIFFISRPAELLADVITSPLFWLFELACGAVLVAIILFFTLSDISPDIGWLIFLLGGAAAIFMPVVYLVAAWAFKYYRRQTFRLMVSMFTWGIMATLIAFLINTACTLLIGAVVGKSVAFAIAAVLVAPVTEETSKGTGVLILSGRRDFGGLLDGILYGFAIGMGFAFIENWLYFAVNANPVHVGGVMEWAYDMLYRSLLDSLGHGCFTGATGAFVGYFKARRPAGGFAVKGFLLGLPVAMVLHSSFNLLDVIGSTVPTAFGIPLPLFDPLLTLVIFVFYICLGIYLQAREKHERPGTG is encoded by the coding sequence ATGCCTGGTGAACCGGCCATACCTGCCGGCGCTTATACCGGAAGATCCCTCAACGTGCACCTCATCTCTCCGGCAAACTATACTTTCTATGATTTCAAGGCCAATGAAACCCTGACGGTAGCTGTTACCAACCCTACCGGCTCGCGAATGACCGCGTACATCGCGTTATATCGCCATAATAAGTGGAACGTGCTGGGGAAGCTCGGGGAAGTGGGGCCGGGTGAAAACCGGACCTTATCGTACCCGCTTAATTTCTCATACCATGGCAGGACAGCCGAAACGGACCAGTTAGGCATCGCGGCCGGGTTCGATGGTACCTATTCGGGGAATATCATCCATGTCGGCGAAAACTGGGCCCCCTACGAGAACCGTCTCGCTTCGACGCTCTCGTTATTCGGCGTGCCGATGGCGGGCCTGCTTCTCGGGATCCTGGCCATGATCATGGGAAGGGTATTTTCCGTGACGCAGCGCGAGCACATCCGGCATCGAATATTTTTCATCTCCAGGCCTGCCGAGCTGCTGGCCGACGTGATCACCAGCCCCTTATTCTGGCTTTTCGAGCTCGCGTGCGGCGCCGTGCTCGTCGCTATCATATTGTTCTTCACGCTGAGCGACATAAGCCCTGATATCGGATGGCTGATATTCCTGCTGGGCGGCGCCGCGGCGATATTCATGCCGGTCGTATACCTCGTGGCCGCCTGGGCGTTCAAGTACTACCGGCGCCAGACGTTCAGGCTCATGGTATCCATGTTCACCTGGGGCATCATGGCCACGCTCATCGCGTTCCTGATCAATACGGCGTGCACGCTGCTGATAGGCGCCGTCGTCGGTAAGAGCGTCGCGTTCGCCATAGCCGCCGTCCTGGTGGCGCCCGTCACGGAGGAAACATCGAAGGGGACGGGTGTCCTGATCCTCTCGGGCCGGCGGGATTTCGGCGGCCTCCTCGACGGTATACTCTATGGCTTCGCCATCGGCATGGGCTTTGCGTTCATCGAGAACTGGCTGTACTTCGCGGTCAACGCGAACCCGGTGCACGTGGGCGGCGTCATGGAATGGGCGTATGACATGCTGTATCGCTCGCTCCTTGATTCGCTGGGCCATGGCTGCTTCACCGGGGCCACGGGAGCGTTCGTAGGCTACTTTAAAGCCCGCCGGCCCGCCGGAGGATTCGCCGTCAAAGGCTTTCTCCTGGGCCTTCCCGTCGCCATGGTACTGCATTCCTCTTTTAACTTACTCGACGTGATCGGCTCCACGGTCCCCACGGCTTTCGGCATTCCGCTTCCCCTGTTCGACCCGCTGCTCACTCTCGTGATATTTGTATTTTACATCTGCCTGGGCATTTATCTTCAGGCCAGGGAAAAGCATGAGCGGCCGGGAACTGGTTGA
- a CDS encoding helix-turn-helix transcriptional regulator, producing MHRKRPALIIFFITALFITILPLSALADSTIHGRVYDWSTFKPIDVAVVEINTTPVQKVVTTDGNYSFSMAGGEYAIIAEARTSTGPLSARENITVPGSGDFVIDLLLFPADDLAILKDLNESLPVTADGGTTENQGWLLPFIVVLATAILLAAGGIYLLMKKRRPIKPEPQQESVPAAPDATPAPVSMDATGRVLRQDCKDVLSAIAKNGGRMTQLELRKALPYSEVKISLIASELEDAGLLRKVKKGRGNILILTQTGPTKADESTAENKEKQD from the coding sequence ATGCACCGGAAAAGGCCTGCACTTATTATTTTTTTCATCACGGCGCTGTTCATTACGATACTGCCGCTGTCCGCACTGGCGGACTCCACAATCCATGGCAGGGTCTACGACTGGTCCACTTTTAAGCCCATCGACGTGGCGGTCGTCGAAATAAACACGACTCCGGTGCAGAAGGTAGTGACGACGGACGGGAATTATTCCTTCAGTATGGCCGGAGGCGAATACGCCATCATCGCCGAGGCCCGGACCTCGACGGGCCCGCTGTCCGCCCGTGAGAACATAACGGTCCCCGGCAGTGGGGATTTCGTGATAGACCTTCTGCTCTTCCCGGCAGATGACCTGGCGATACTCAAAGATCTAAATGAGAGCCTGCCTGTGACCGCGGATGGGGGGACGACAGAAAACCAGGGCTGGTTATTACCGTTCATTGTCGTACTGGCCACCGCTATCCTGCTTGCTGCAGGCGGCATATACCTGCTTATGAAAAAAAGGCGTCCCATAAAACCAGAGCCACAGCAGGAGTCGGTGCCGGCTGCCCCTGACGCAACGCCTGCCCCGGTATCGATGGACGCGACCGGTCGCGTGCTCAGGCAGGATTGCAAAGACGTCCTGTCGGCCATCGCGAAGAACGGCGGCCGCATGACGCAGCTCGAGCTGAGGAAGGCGCTGCCCTACTCGGAGGTTAAGATCAGCCTGATCGCTTCGGAACTCGAGGATGCGGGGCTGCTCAGGAAGGTCAAAAAGGGCCGGGGAAACATACTTATCCTGACGCAAACGGGCCCGACTAAGGCGGATGAGTCAACGGCGGAAAATAAGGAAAAACAAGATTAA
- a CDS encoding DUF5667 domain-containing protein, with product MMRKITSLTVAFLILAAMAPVSLAQQDDITPYNGWAGADSPFYGLKLFIENIDESLAGNSTMKLEKQMLHAEERLCEAQGMALRNNTRAMEAAINGYSQKLGEINATMNRPDVDEGQYANVGKWLNRHQNQFAYMVNDTTCTPEARNCWNNAFQYSMGFQNGRPFTNDNGNIIFTPPGQAKNGVDSTFVPPGIQNKGTSTPAGNGNQQQGAGQPIEHNYSYDYSYNNSLDYGLNCTGNCTDNNYSNNYNETNLSPGPHQGSNGKK from the coding sequence ATGATGAGAAAGATCACATCACTAACGGTCGCCTTTCTGATACTCGCGGCCATGGCCCCGGTATCGCTGGCGCAGCAGGACGATATTACTCCGTATAACGGGTGGGCGGGAGCGGACTCGCCTTTCTATGGCCTCAAGCTCTTCATAGAAAACATCGACGAGTCGCTCGCTGGCAACTCAACCATGAAGCTGGAAAAGCAGATGCTCCACGCGGAGGAGCGGCTATGTGAAGCTCAGGGAATGGCCCTGCGTAATAATACCCGTGCCATGGAGGCGGCCATTAACGGATATTCCCAGAAGCTGGGAGAGATTAATGCAACGATGAACCGGCCGGACGTGGACGAAGGCCAGTACGCTAACGTGGGCAAGTGGCTTAACCGGCATCAGAACCAGTTCGCCTACATGGTCAATGACACGACCTGCACGCCCGAGGCGAGGAACTGCTGGAACAACGCCTTCCAGTACAGTATGGGTTTCCAGAACGGCAGGCCATTTACAAATGATAACGGCAACATAATCTTCACGCCTCCGGGGCAGGCGAAGAATGGCGTGGACAGCACCTTCGTGCCGCCCGGCATACAGAACAAGGGCACATCGACTCCGGCCGGTAACGGCAACCAGCAGCAGGGGGCCGGGCAGCCTATCGAGCACAACTACAGCTACGATTACAGCTACAATAACAGCCTCGACTACGGCCTGAATTGCACTGGCAACTGCACGGACAACAATTACAGCAACAATTATAACGAGACGAACCTGTCGCCCGGGCCTCACCAGGGATCTAACGGCAAAAAATAG
- a CDS encoding CPBP family intramembrane glutamic endopeptidase, whose translation MTGLKLVILFVIIMIAAFATNAAVIIGINVYYHAAIQDSQQAAIAIAAALGNIWVTFAILLLQNAAFIFVSWLFLTKVDKIKFSWKEFGLDIRRETPKQILSGLGFNLFLTIPLFGILLLIGAVSFEAFGITSFSLTAIALSFVLMAIGTLAIGFGEEILFRGYVQNMLTKKYGILWALPIASIFFVAVHVLPKFITGSVEPLYFLSIFPIALILGYLFYATKSLWASVAFHAFEDFIVLALVAFGKPAAGTAPLVMLSAPIDIVTSGVKLGNWGDAVGLTIGAALFIAMVSYFSNAYLLNKKSSGDSRSRI comes from the coding sequence ATGACAGGTTTGAAGCTCGTCATTTTATTTGTTATCATAATGATAGCTGCTTTTGCCACGAACGCCGCCGTGATCATCGGTATCAATGTTTACTATCATGCGGCCATACAGGACTCGCAGCAGGCAGCCATCGCCATCGCCGCTGCCCTGGGTAATATTTGGGTAACGTTCGCCATCCTTCTGCTGCAGAACGCGGCGTTCATCTTCGTCTCCTGGCTGTTTCTTACGAAGGTCGATAAGATAAAATTCTCGTGGAAGGAGTTCGGGCTGGATATCCGACGGGAAACTCCGAAGCAGATTCTCTCCGGGCTGGGATTTAATTTGTTCTTGACCATCCCGCTATTTGGGATACTTTTGCTCATCGGCGCCGTCTCGTTCGAGGCGTTCGGCATCACTTCATTTAGCCTTACAGCGATCGCATTATCTTTCGTCCTGATGGCCATAGGTACTCTCGCCATCGGATTCGGCGAGGAGATACTATTCCGTGGCTATGTGCAGAACATGCTGACGAAAAAGTACGGTATCCTGTGGGCGCTTCCTATTGCATCGATATTCTTCGTGGCCGTCCACGTGTTACCGAAATTCATTACGGGGAGCGTCGAGCCGCTGTATTTCCTTAGCATCTTCCCCATAGCCCTGATCCTGGGATACCTGTTCTATGCTACAAAATCCCTGTGGGCAAGCGTTGCGTTCCACGCATTCGAGGATTTTATAGTGCTGGCACTCGTGGCTTTTGGGAAGCCGGCTGCCGGCACGGCGCCGCTGGTCATGCTGAGCGCTCCCATAGATATCGTCACCTCAGGCGTGAAACTTGGAAACTGGGGCGATGCCGTAGGGCTTACCATAGGAGCGGCCCTTTTCATAGCCATGGTCTCTTACTTCTCGAATGCTTATCTCTTGAATAAGAAAAGTTCAGGCGACAGCAGAAGCCGGATCTAA
- a CDS encoding rhodanese-like domain-containing protein produces the protein MRRMKAEGLAHNTYFISSGGEAVVIDPRREAGDIENCMDLARGRCTKIKYILETHRNEDFTIGSVDLKKRTGAKIGHSANTPFTYGDIALKEGDSLPFGDMMLNVLETPGHTCDSLTYVLHASDGIPLAAFTGDALFIGSTGRIDLPGKDVEEKNARALYHSIHDKILPSGDHVLLYPAHGAGSVCGVGISDRDESTLGYERMTNAQLSMDEDTFVKTKLEEKFVRPTYFRKMEQYNLHGPPLLESRMKPEALSLAEFKGAVRDRPIVDTRTPPAFGGGHIPGSYSIWLEGMTLFPGWLLDYDRETLLLTDRDEDVKTADKFLARLGYDKCCGYLCGGFDVWQNAGMPIEYTHDISVEELNGRLAAGDITLTDVREPAEWERGIVPGAAMTFVGHLPQRLPDLPRNKPIATMCSVGHRGSIGASILERAGYTNVYNVLGGFKAWKNKGYAVTTPKVTAPKPEEAVT, from the coding sequence ATGAGAAGGATGAAAGCCGAGGGTTTAGCCCATAACACTTATTTTATCAGTTCCGGCGGCGAGGCCGTCGTCATAGACCCCCGCCGGGAGGCCGGCGATATCGAAAACTGCATGGACCTTGCCCGGGGCAGGTGCACAAAAATAAAGTATATACTGGAGACTCACCGGAACGAGGATTTCACCATAGGCTCGGTAGACCTGAAGAAGCGTACCGGCGCTAAGATCGGCCACAGCGCCAACACGCCGTTCACTTATGGTGATATAGCGCTCAAGGAAGGCGATAGCCTGCCATTCGGGGATATGATGCTTAATGTGCTTGAGACACCGGGCCATACCTGCGACAGCCTGACCTACGTGCTCCATGCAAGCGATGGCATCCCCCTGGCAGCTTTCACCGGCGACGCCCTTTTCATAGGCAGCACCGGCCGGATCGATCTGCCGGGCAAAGACGTGGAAGAAAAGAACGCAAGGGCGCTCTACCATTCGATCCATGATAAGATACTGCCCTCAGGTGACCATGTGCTCCTGTACCCTGCGCACGGCGCCGGCTCCGTATGCGGCGTGGGCATCAGCGACCGGGACGAAAGCACGCTAGGCTATGAGCGAATGACCAACGCCCAATTATCGATGGACGAGGATACATTCGTCAAAACGAAGCTGGAAGAAAAGTTCGTCAGGCCCACATACTTCCGGAAAATGGAGCAGTATAATCTCCACGGCCCGCCATTACTGGAAAGCCGCATGAAACCCGAAGCGCTTAGCCTCGCAGAATTTAAGGGAGCGGTGAGGGATAGGCCGATCGTAGACACCAGGACTCCTCCTGCCTTCGGGGGAGGCCATATCCCCGGATCATACAGCATCTGGCTGGAGGGTATGACCCTCTTCCCCGGATGGCTGCTCGATTATGACCGGGAGACGTTGCTGCTCACAGACCGGGATGAAGACGTTAAGACTGCCGATAAGTTTCTGGCCAGGCTGGGTTATGATAAGTGCTGCGGCTATCTCTGCGGGGGCTTCGATGTGTGGCAGAACGCCGGCATGCCCATCGAATATACGCACGACATATCGGTGGAAGAGCTTAACGGACGCCTGGCCGCGGGCGACATTACCCTCACCGATGTCCGTGAGCCCGCCGAATGGGAGCGGGGTATCGTGCCCGGAGCCGCCATGACGTTCGTGGGGCATCTGCCGCAGCGCCTCCCTGACCTGCCCAGAAATAAGCCCATTGCAACCATGTGCTCGGTAGGCCACCGGGGCAGCATTGGAGCGAGCATACTGGAAAGGGCCGGCTATACGAACGTCTATAACGTGCTCGGGGGCTTTAAGGCCTGGAAAAATAAGGGCTATGCGGTCACAACGCCGAAGGTGACGGCACCGAAGCCAGAGGAAGCTGTTACCTAA
- a CDS encoding DUF6691 family protein, producing MKNITGLMAAIIGFLFGAVLQRAGASDYDKLTGMLRFTDLDLLKMMMTAIGTAAIGIYMLSRRGIEHFTVKPLQVLMMAVGGLVFGTGFALNGYCPGTGIIASMEGKKDAIIAMAGGLLGSLAFAFARPSIDKCLARPDYGKLTVDKVIKKDPLVTAIAFGICMIATAVLLNAIKRR from the coding sequence ATGAAAAACATAACAGGCTTGATGGCGGCTATCATAGGCTTTCTATTCGGCGCCGTCCTCCAGCGCGCCGGCGCGTCGGACTACGATAAGCTGACTGGCATGCTTCGCTTTACGGACCTTGACCTGCTGAAGATGATGATGACCGCCATCGGCACGGCCGCCATAGGGATTTATATGCTTAGCCGGAGGGGCATCGAGCATTTTACGGTAAAGCCCTTGCAGGTGCTCATGATGGCCGTCGGAGGCCTGGTCTTCGGCACCGGGTTCGCACTAAATGGATACTGCCCTGGCACGGGCATCATCGCGTCGATGGAGGGAAAAAAGGACGCCATCATAGCGATGGCGGGAGGGCTGCTGGGCTCGCTTGCCTTCGCCTTCGCCAGGCCGTCCATAGATAAGTGTCTGGCCCGTCCGGATTACGGTAAGCTGACTGTGGATAAGGTCATTAAAAAGGACCCACTGGTCACGGCGATCGCTTTCGGCATTTGTATGATCGCGACTGCGGTCCTTTTAAATGCCATAAAAAGACGTTAG
- a CDS encoding YeeE/YedE thiosulfate transporter family protein has protein sequence MGRYLHWFIAGVAIGLLNILSYAVKKPLGVSTSFVTAGAIGVRAIDKPLVDKNPYLKEHAKVDYQFILVVAMALGGLVSSRLFGRSAGNPGRTRSIAGIIRQLAGGFLMLFGARIGKGCTSGNILSGDAQMSLGSMLFSLATFVAGALTLLVFGDRR, from the coding sequence ATGGGGCGTTATCTTCACTGGTTTATCGCCGGAGTGGCTATCGGTTTACTGAATATTTTATCATATGCGGTCAAAAAGCCGCTGGGCGTATCGACGTCATTCGTGACCGCTGGCGCCATAGGCGTAAGGGCTATTGATAAGCCGCTGGTCGACAAGAACCCGTATTTAAAGGAGCACGCTAAGGTTGACTATCAGTTCATATTAGTCGTCGCGATGGCGCTGGGAGGGCTCGTCTCGTCGCGGCTGTTCGGCAGGAGCGCCGGGAACCCTGGCAGGACCAGGTCAATTGCCGGTATAATAAGGCAGCTAGCAGGGGGCTTTTTAATGCTATTCGGCGCCCGCATAGGTAAGGGATGCACGAGCGGTAACATCCTGAGCGGCGACGCGCAGATGTCTCTCGGAAGCATGCTGTTTTCCCTGGCCACGTTCGTGGCCGGTGCGCTCACACTACTCGTCTTCGGTGATAGGAGATGA